tttatctctaTATGGCGATTCGTGACTCCTGCAAGGTCACAAGTATTTTTCCTGGTAATCATGCCTCTTCTCGGTATACCTGCCGCAAAGTCAAACCGCTGCATACCTTATCTGTCTCTTATCTATCGCCTACCTACCTCCCCGTGACACATTTTTTCGCTCAGACACCGGCCATACGTATGTTTTTAATTCCCTGTGCCAAGTTTTTTGCATCACACACGGGATGGCCCATAAAAAACActacatactcacacacaccattctcactcgtaaaacaatataaaaccaTATAAAACCTAGGTAATTTACTTTAGTCCTGCGGTCTCTGAGCAAGGCGAGGTAAACAAATCAGCGAAGCACGTGGCGGTGAGCGGCGTGCGGCTGGGAGGTGGTTGTGTTGCCTTCCCGTGTTACTTCCCTTATTACCAAGCCTTCTGTCACTTCAGGGCCCATCCCCACCCCCTGCCAGCGTGTGTGGAGCAGTGCAGCCCCCAGCTCCGCCACATGAGTGCTGGGCATGGCGATAGCTGACTTGAGGCACTTACTACCTGGGGAATTGTGACGTCTactgtattcttttgtattgtAGCAGCCCGGTCGTCACACAGCCATGGCGGTGAGTATTGTGTAGAGGGGTAGGCCCAACTCGGACCATTCTGAAATACCAAATTGGACCATCACCTCATCCAATTCTGGTCATTCTGAAATATCGACTCGGGCCATTCTGAACGACCAactttggcatttttttttattacacacTTGGGTTAATGCTTTCATGAGGTTGACAAGTTAGAGAGATTGTCACTGTCAGAATAGGAAAGTCTTTGGGTAAATGCTCTTGCTTGTTCTTGACCTTACAGAGTTTTCGTTGTCTTGCCAACAGAAACGAGGCAGCAAGCTGGCGAAGAAGGCCAAGAAGAAGGGCCTGTCGCATGCCAAAAGCTCCAACATCCGCAAATACAAGATGGCCAAGCGTGGGGAGATGACGGAGGCACAGcgcaagaggaagaagcaggagaagaaggCACAGAAGAAGATGACGTACGCTGAGCTgcgggagagaaagaagcaagcTAGAGAACGCAAGGAGAAGTTTGATGCTGAGGAGGAGCTGTATCCCCTCACTGCTGAGGTCTCAGGTAGGGATGCACAGGCAGCACACCAGAGGGAGGCTGTGTGCTGTGGTGGCCTGCACTCTCGGTGGTGaatttatcttatctttatctgtattttctttacaaAGTTCCACTTCATTAACATGTGATGCTCTGTAGATCTGCCAATATTTACAAAAATAGTATAATTCTTAGTGAAATGATTGCACTAAAATCTTGAGGTAATAATTGagatacattacaaaaataacattaaataataatactatGGTACCTACATATGATAATGCAGTATATTTTGCATAGCTGTGATATATTGAAAAGACAAAAGATATGTATATACCCAAACTTTTCAAGACCAGTATTTTTTAAACCACCATTGTATACAACCTTAGCCACCCTTGTCATTATAATTGTATAATGACATGGTAATTACATTTTTCTCCCACAGGTGAGGacatgatgaagatgatggacCCTGAGGACCTCACGTACTTGGTGGAGAAGTGAGTATTGCCATTGTCTGAGGTGACTTGGCATTCATAACCAGCTTCTGAGTCCCTTGTCGTTCTGCTAACCTGTAAATAATGTTGTCGTTGATGTGCCTCTTGTTATATGCAGTCTTTTCTGTGTACTGCTTATTAAATTTCTGTGTTATTTTAGTATtcatgtgttgttgttgtgagctGTGCAtgaatgtgtggtgctttgtttggGCCACCCTGTATGGGATTGCTGGTCTGGCATATAGATAGGTAGCCATGTCACTTAAGTAGCATCTCAGGAAGGGGTGAACAGGAAGCATAACCTTTACAGTCTCTTCTGCGTACAGAATAGATATTGAAGCTACTGCCATACTATTGCTTTACTGTATGTGTTGGTATGTGACATTACTTTGTACTCCATCtcaaaggaataaaaggaagtatAACTTTTAGCCTTTTATCTACAGTATGTGAATAGATGTTGAAGTTATGCCATATTACAGATACTTAGGTAGTTTAATATGTCATATCACTTCTTCACCATCTCAGGAAGGGGGCAAAGAGGAAGCGCAAAGACGacacagaggaagggaaagaggaggaggaatatgagaaCAAGGCGCGCTCCTTTGATGAGGTTCGTGACGGCAAGAAGGTGAAGGGTCTGCTGCCTTACAAGACTGACAAGGGGATCATTCCAAGGTTCAAGGAGGTGGAAGGTAAGGTGTGGCTTTGGAAATACATCTTTGTCACTTTCATCCCTGTGCTCTTAGGTGCTTAACAGTCTCACCAGCAGTATTTTGAAATCCACTGGAGGTTAATCAAGTTGTCTgggctgtttctctctctctctctctctctctctctctctctctctctctctctctctctctctctctctctctctctctctctctctctctctctctctctctctctctctctctctctctctctctctctctctctctctctctctctctctctctctctctctctctctctctctctctctctcaatatttacAAAAAGAGGATATGAATAGTATTGTATCAAGTTCTTTTTATTAACCAGTAATTTATTATATGTATTACCAATTCTGTAGATGAGGAGGCAGAAAAACCAGgtgaagataaggagaaaggggagaaggaagaagaaaatgaagaacaagaagagaaagaagaggaggaggaggaggaggaggcgaaggaggaagtACCTGAAGAGAAGTCAGCTGTTGAGTTCCTGATAGAGAGGCAGAAGAaactggaggagaagaagatcaAGATTGGGTGTCTGGCGGCAAACTTCATTCAGCAGCcggaggagagggtgagtgtCTGACTGGGTGAAACTAATAAGTGAATGGTGATTTGAGAGGGTGAGAGTGCCTGGATTGGTGAAATGAATGGGTGAAGGTGATTttaggagagagtgagagtgccTGGGTTGGTGAAATGAATGGGTGAATGGTAATTTGTGGGTGGCTgattcttcctttgtcttcctttgtgtttagaGTTATAACTTGTGTATAGGAAATCTTGTAATCTGAATATATTGAAAAGTTTATTAGTTTGAAAAATCTTGCTACTCACAGTTGATCCTGGTTCATAAATAGTGCGACTCGTTGATAAGTAATGCATTTAAGAGTTTTGTCCCGTTACTCTGTACTACTCTGATTTCGCCTCATGGTATTGGTTCTTCATCACACACATAATATACTTGTCATCACTTTTTCATAACACTACACactcatcaccacagttttcAGATTGGTATCACTTTTTCATCACACTTAACACTTAGCACACTTGTCACCACAATTTTCAGATTGGCATCACTACCCCATCACAGACTTAACACACGCGTCACCACAGCTTTCAGGTTTCTCCAGCTTGCTACACTTCATGGACGAGTCAGACCCAGACATCGCGCTGACCATCAAGAAGTATGCAGCACTGAGTCTGCTGGAGGTGTTCAACAAGGTGATCCCTCAGTACCCCATTCAGCACCACGACATCAACCAGAAATGTGAGTTGTATATTAGAGGTGACACGATGGGAGATAAGCTTACGGTTTGGTGGTGGTTCATGTATTGAGACAGATGGCAATGGAGGATAAGCCTGTGGTGTATCAATGGTGTTTTCTGGTGTACTGGAGGGGGATGGCAATGTGAGATGAACCTGTGATATGGTGGTGGCCAAACAGTCCTGCATTATAtattttccattccatttccAGTGAAGAATGAAACCAAACAAGTGTACTTTTAtgagaaccacctcctctccgGCTACCAGATTTACCTGAAGGGTCTGGAGAGCATGCTGTCTGACTGTTCCAAGAAGACTAAGGTCCCTGCCATGCAGGTGTGTAGTGTTGTAGTGCTCCCTGCATCAGTTGTGGCCTCAGGATTGGAGCAGGTGCAGGGTAGGGAACAGTTACATTATGAAGGGGCAGGGGTAaaccagtgtgtgctgtggaagtgtgtggccagctgtggtacaTGTAAGCTCCTGGGATGTAGTAGGGTGGCCCatgactgtccctttccaccagaaACTGAAAGAGAttagagagagtatgtgtgtgtgtgttgtgttggtctTTCATTcatacatcattcacactcttagccccattggcccctggtggagagagatagtcttgtggaccaccctTCAATACCCCTGGAGCTTAGtcatagcacagctggccagaTCACACCTCATATACAAAATGAAAGTAATACTCATCCATTTTCTTTGGCTTCTGTGCTGCAGGCTTTAGGGATTGTGGCTGTGAAGTGCTTTGGGGAGCTGCTCAACACACACAGCCACTTCAACTACACCAGCAACATCATCCAGGCCCTTGTGCCCATCTTGAACCACCCCCACGACGACCTCTCCAACCTCACCGCCTCCTACCTCACCAAGATGTTCAAGATTGACAAGATGGGCTACCATTCCTATGAGGTGCAGACTGGTGGTGCTTCCCTGAATTCTTGTTGTGGTTAGTGGGGAAATATTTAGCTTATATACTCAATCAGCCTGTCAGTGAAGagagtcagttaatcagtcatccatcagtcagtcagtgaaggAAAGTCATTTAATCAATCAGGAAGACAAGTACACAAGTAACCATTCTTTCTTCAACTAATCAGTGAAGGGGAGACTCAGTTAACCAATGGGAGAACAAATAACTGGTCATCCGTCAACCAATCACAGCCAGTCACTCCGTCCATCCTCCACAGATAGTGAAGTGCATCGACCACTTTGTGCGGCGGCGGGCCTTCAGGGTGCGGCCGGAGGTGCTGCGGGTCCTGCTGGGGCTCAGGATGAAGGATGCCACCTCCTTGGACACCATCATCGAGTCCAAGCTGAATTCCAAGCGCAAGATGACCCACACTGAGAAGCTTCTCAGAAAGGTCACTGAggagcagaaaaagaagaaatcaaaGAAGGAAGCGAGGgtgagtgctgtgtgtgtgtgtgtgtgtgtgtgtgtgtgtgtgtgttgtatcatttattttatttagttatttaatgTGATAGGGGCACTGACTAATGGCAACAAAAAGAGCAGGAAAAAGGCCAACTGAGGTGCTATTTCTAAAACAAATGTCAAAAAGATCATTCAAATtcaaaggataagtgtcttgttTGTACTTACCAATTTCTATTTTTACAGGATTGACTCAAGCTCTTAATGACCCAACTTTTCATACCagattatcatattttctttaatttatgatcacttttaccCTGCATCTGTTGTCGTCTCAGGATTGGAGTAGGTGTCAGGTAGGGAACAATCTCATTATGAAAGGGTAGAGGCAAGCCAGTGTATGCTGTGAGGCCTTGCTGTGGACATGTGTGACCAGCTGTGCCATACCCAAGCTCCTGAGGTATAGTATGGTGGATGAGACTGTCTCTTTCCATCAAGGAGCCATGTATGTATGCtaccccatgtgggattgctggcctggtatatagatagatagatggatgccacaatcaaccaatcagtcagtcaaccctCCTGTTTTCATCAGCTGTTCCGCAAGAAGAGAAAGCTGGAGGAGCAGATGAAGGGAatcaaggaggagaagatgagtgAGGCACGCAAGAAGCAGCACACCGGCCTCATCCAGCTGGTGTTTGGCCTGTACATCCACGTGCTGAAGAGGAGACCCAACAACAAACTGAATGCCGTGGTGCTGGAGGGTCTGGCTAAGTGAGGATGCATGATTTTGTACTCTGTCActttgtttgtctttatcttttgtcttgtgtgtttgtttgtgtttgtggtctgaagtgttaggaggaggagttagCAATGTGAAGACCCAGaattctttattttgttattatcttttttttattctttttgtttgtttacaagtttatttcttttattctctcatcCATCCCTGTGTTGTTAGATTTTGTGTTGTTGTAGGGACTAGCAAAGTATTTATATTCTGTTAATTTATCTTGCTTACTTTTATTCTAGTATTTATGAATTTATCTTGCTTTCTCTTATCCCTCTTGTCTGATCTGATACTTTTTACCCTCATTACGATAACTTAATCATATCCATTAGTACATAATAACACTGCATCATAGTCACCATAGTTACCAGTGTCCTTACCTCACCTCAACACAACACCCTCACCAGGTTCTCCCACTTGATCAACATTGAGTTTTTCGCTGACCTCCTCAACGTGCTGGGTGGCCTGATGTCGGAGGGGTCGCTTAAGTTCCGAGAGTCCCTGCACTGCATCCAGGTTGTGTTCACTATCCTGGCGGGGCAGGGCGAGGTCCTCACTCTCGACCCCCACAGGTTCTTCACTTACCTGTACGCCAATATGTTCAGGCTGAGTGCAGGTGAGttgtgatgctttttttttttttttttttttttttttttttttttatcattattgttgttgtttattgtcatcactatcatcaatgttatcattattattgttattttgttttattatttttgttattcccCTGATGGGGTTGGACAGCATATAAGTTATTCGTATTGTTATTGCAGTTGTTCATCCgatctttatttacttataatttcttcatttatcgTGCATTACCAAGTTTATTCATAAGTTTTGTAGGTCACTGTAATTTTCCACAATCAGGCAGCAGTAAATAGACACATAAAACTGATCTTTGTGTAACTGTTGCCATTGAAAACACTTTCTAAAACACCCACTGCAGGAATTCAAACTAGGGACAGCCCAGTCATAGCACCACACACCCTCagcaccccaaaaaaaaaaaataaaataaataaaataaataaatgaataagtaaaataaataaataaataaataaatagataataataaaagaaagaaaatcagccTATATCAGTGAATCTTTTATGGGAATTAACCACAGTACAATCACCCCACCCAGGCATGAACCATGACGATATACAGTCCGCCCTGGAGTCCCTGAAGCAGATGTTGGTGGAGCACAAACGAAAGGCCAACCCAGGGCGTGTATTAGCCTTCAGTAAGCGGCTCTCCACCCTCAGCCTGGGTCTCCTGCACCACGGCGTCATTCCAGCCCTCACCACTCTACGCAGCATCATCCTGGTGAGTGTATTAGGGTTTAAATGGCATGCCTAGAGATGAGTTTATGAATTCAAAGTACTAGGGGGTGTTATTAACTTTACATCTGTCTATATATCCTAGCTTGGTAGGGCCTCAGTGAACTGCTTAAGGATGAGTTTATGAATTAGAAGTACCATGGGGATTCTTAACTACATTTTGCATCTGTCATATACCAGGCCATCATTCCCacagtcatacacacacacaccattcacactcttagctctGTCAGCTACTGGTGGAAAGAGGCAGGAAAGAGGCAGTCTTGTGGGCCACCCTACTACAGCTTAGGCACATCACTCTCATTGGCTTACCAGCTTGAGGGGAACCAATAGGTggattctctgtctctctcctcaggCTCACCCATCAGTGGAAGCCCTCATGGAGACAGATTCTGAGGGCACCAGTGGAGTGTTCTCAGCGGAGGTGGAGGAGCCGGACCACTGCAACGCTGCTGCCTCCACCTTCTGGGAATTCTACCTTCTGTCTGTAAGTGTGGAAGTGTTTATAGTTTGATGTATCAGTGTGGATGGTGACTTCACTGTTCGTCTTGTTGTGAGCTTTGTGGTGTGGTTCTGTGTTTTGCATTACTTTAGGTTCTCACATGGAAGAGTTCATTAattgggttctcatgggtgttaaattccttgttatattatcactgcaatcatgaaaacacccttgaaaatccttcATAATTTTCACTTGAGCCTTTTAAACtatcacttgaatcatgaaagcatcctAGTAACTCCAGTAACTTCTACTAGAGCCtgctaaactgtcactagaatcatgaaaatgcccttgaaaacccataaCTTCCACTATTAGCCACTAAACTTAGCCAGGATAAGACTTGAGAATAAGACCCATGTTTTGAGGCTGAGGTAACAGTGAGGTGTTGTCCTGTGTTACAGAGACACTACCACAGCACAGTGCAGCAGCTAGCAACACACCTTCTGGCTGGCGCACCCCTGCAGGGAGACAAAACCCTCCCTTACACACTCACAAAGAGGTAAGGATGTGCTGAGTGTGTGTTTCCATATACCGCAAGTATATGTTTATTTCTCTGATAAAATTCTGTGATTCCTCTAAATAATTCTCTTATGGTAAATTAGATTAGGGAGTTTGTCATGGAGGTGGAATTTACATAGCagtttgtgtgttatttctgTCCACTTCTAGATCAGTACAGAAGTTGGCAGGAATCAAGATATGATAACCCGACATCTGtcaacacataaacacatactTCTGTCCCTCCCAGATTATTACACAAGTTGTCAGGAATGGAGACACTGTACCTGAAATACTGTATCTAACACATAACTTTCTCACCAGATGCCAGATAGATAAGATCACCTGTCAGTCGCCAGTCTTGTTATCAGACTTCTCCATCTGTTGCAATCTCCATGTAGTCTCTGTTTACTTCTAATTGTACATTTCTGTCTTACAAACACTTAACGTCATCTAGCCATTTTCTTAGTCTTGCTGGCAGTGTTCCTCCTTCAGGCTGCCACTCCAGATACCTCACGGGATATCTGTCTTTCAccctttttatatgtatttctaCCCTCTTTCAGGTCAATACATGAGTTATTTGAGGAATACAACCCCAGTGAGATGCGTTTCAATCCCCCTGTGCCTCCCCCTGGCCAGCACCTCACCAACCAGGTCTGCTCCAGGGCCAAGAAACGcaagagaggaaacagaagcCAATATCTGACTGACTTCATGTCCGGGCAGATTGAGACCTTGAAAGCCCCACTTGTTAATGGCCACTCGAAGGGCAGTATCAATGGCATTCCTAAAGTCAATGGTTTTACGGAGAACTGCGGATATTTAAGCGAGTTTCCCTGTGTGAATGTACAGAATGTGGATTTTTCTAGTGGAATGTTGGCCAATATGAATCTTAAGAGGataaaagtgagggaaagagaggaggaggctgtgagTAAAGCTGTGGCCATCAGTCTACTCAAGGTGGAGGCGAAGGCATAAGATTGGGAATGTGGGTAAGCCAaataataaagtgttttgtttatgtttgtcgTTGGTTTGTTTTGGGCACCTGGTGTAGTGTTAAGTAGAGGTTATATGGAAGTTAAGTAGATGTATAGTGGGTTTAGTTGGTACATATATTTGATTTCATATACAACAAAGCTTTAATGTGATAAACGTCAATATGGCGAACATTAGGTATACCACACACTTGTACCCTATCTGACAGTTTAACGAGTTCACAAATGGAGCGATAAAAGACTGAAGTAGACTCCTTAATCACATTGTTAGTGCCCAATCAAGAAGctttaaagaaataaattaattcatGAAAAAGAATGACATATGGCTATGTAGATTACttaatggaaaaggaaagaagattgataagtagattaatttatgagaaaacgaaagtaAATGGACATGTACGCAGACAAATTGAATGAAAAGGATAACGAGTGGGTATAGGCATGTGTGCTCTGTAGGGACTAGTAACATGTGTAGGCTTGATGGTGTGATGCAGCCTCTCTTGTCTTGCGTGCCCTCAATGCTGCGTGTGTGGAGTATTACTAAAACATCTCAGGAAACAGGTTCCCACGCCCACCACTACTTGCCTGCCAATTGGTAAAAactggacaggtgtgtgtgtgtgtgtgtaggtgggtatAATCATAGCACATTTCCAGcggtttatatttcttttttttcttagtgacCAAATTCGGACGTAGCTAAGGCGTTTAAACCCGTTATAGTGCATGGGAGGttataaatatttcaaataGCCAAGGAAAGGAAGCAGGCCAGTGAccgcttcaaaaaaaaaaaaaaaaagagaaaaacagaaaaattagAACAATAACCCATGAAGATAtagatgtagaaaaaaaagggaaagttgATTTAATGATAGGTTAACTTTCATAGCCTCATTGCTTGCATAGCAGTGTGGGTCTtataagaacaagaggaagaggagaaaggaatttatgtcatgagaaggaggaagaagagaaagaggaggatacgGATGCTCAAGTCATTATCCAGTACGAATTGGAGGCAAGAACGTGATATACTTAAGAATAATATATGAAAAACTCGGATTTTAGAGATACAAAATACATGACTtcttagaaataataataaataaattaaatgaataggtaataataataataataataataataataataataataataataataataataatagtaaataaataaataaaagaacatactgCAAGCGATTTTTCAGTTCCTATTCTCGAACCCCGCGCCGCCCTCCCTCCAGTCTTATTGAACTTACACGGATTTTCAATACTGTTTATACGGtcctagtgatagattaacgtgatttccacattgttaacaggagaaacactcacgaGAACCCGGATAATCATCTCTGTCGCCTCTGAAAATAACGGTGAGAGCGAAGCATTTCAAAATACGAACCTTGAAGAGAGAACATAAACCAATAATCATTTAAACTTTATTCTGGACTTGTGGTTACGGGTTTGAACAAGGGAAGGAGTGTGTcagaggaagacaaagggaCAAAGGGAGGGCACAGGATGTAAGGGTAACagcggggagtgtgtgtgtgtagcgtggaGGACCGTGGGTAGCCTAGTCCTTAAAGTAGTGTAGCGTATTTCCTTCTCATGCTCCGATGGTTTTAGAAGTTACTGTGACTGTGtccttcgtggtggtggtagtagtagtagtagtagtagcagtagcagcagtagcaaaagacgatctctctctctctctctctctctctctctctctctctctctctctctctctctctccataaagcGTCTTAACACCATCTTAAGCGACACGCGCGTCTTAATTGGCTAATTTCCTCGTTACGCTCGTTAAACCTCCCAGCAACCCTTTGTTACCTGTGCATCTCACCTttccttattgttgttgttgttgttgttgttgttgttgtggagatGTAGTGGGagcgtctttttttctttttctttttttctttttcttttttcttttttt
The window above is part of the Scylla paramamosain isolate STU-SP2022 chromosome 43, ASM3559412v1, whole genome shotgun sequence genome. Proteins encoded here:
- the LOC135093581 gene encoding nucleolar complex protein 3 homolog; translation: MAKRGSKLAKKAKKKGLSHAKSSNIRKYKMAKRGEMTEAQRKRKKQEKKAQKKMTYAELRERKKQARERKEKFDAEEELYPLTAEVSGEDMMKMMDPEDLTYLVEKKGAKRKRKDDTEEGKEEEEYENKARSFDEVRDGKKVKGLLPYKTDKGIIPRFKEVEDEEAEKPGEDKEKGEKEEENEEQEEKEEEEEEEEAKEEVPEEKSAVEFLIERQKKLEEKKIKIGCLAANFIQQPEERLSGFSSLLHFMDESDPDIALTIKKYAALSLLEVFNKVIPQYPIQHHDINQKLKNETKQVYFYENHLLSGYQIYLKGLESMLSDCSKKTKVPAMQALGIVAVKCFGELLNTHSHFNYTSNIIQALVPILNHPHDDLSNLTASYLTKMFKIDKMGYHSYEIVKCIDHFVRRRAFRVRPEVLRVLLGLRMKDATSLDTIIESKLNSKRKMTHTEKLLRKVTEEQKKKKSKKEARLFRKKRKLEEQMKGIKEEKMSEARKKQHTGLIQLVFGLYIHVLKRRPNNKLNAVVLEGLAKFSHLINIEFFADLLNVLGGLMSEGSLKFRESLHCIQVVFTILAGQGEVLTLDPHRFFTYLYANMFRLSAGMNHDDIQSALESLKQMLVEHKRKANPGRVLAFSKRLSTLSLGLLHHGVIPALTTLRSIILAHPSVEALMETDSEGTSGVFSAEVEEPDHCNAAASTFWEFYLLSRHYHSTVQQLATHLLAGAPLQGDKTLPYTLTKRSIHELFEEYNPSEMRFNPPVPPPGQHLTNQVCSRAKKRKRGNRSQYLTDFMSGQIETLKAPLVNGHSKGSINGIPKVNGFTENCGYLSEFPCVNVQNVDFSSGMLANMNLKRIKVREREEEAVSKAVAISLLKVEAKA